Proteins encoded in a region of the Vanessa atalanta chromosome 23, ilVanAtal1.2, whole genome shotgun sequence genome:
- the LOC125072955 gene encoding piggyBac transposable element-derived protein 2-like: MSSKRLNVSNYYNGLEEAVIAVLEDSDSEADYEFAIIPPEPSILTDEEEGADEAIITASLPRDVPGNIEVFRSNKDTIPCADLDSSDDEPLAEKAKRSRRQQPVQPVWHTCSPTYSTTTQERTEVIARQKLVKEQFQDLTPVQIFEKIFDDEVISLIITNTILYANQNNRHTFRLDSVDLKKFIGILILSGYHKLPREDLYWSYDEDVGVEMLYRDAIGSCTHETMTMTPLKVVMQDVRKLKTIHISCQ; this comes from the exons atgagTTCGAAACGTCTTAACGTTTCTAACTATTACAACGGCTTAGAGGAAGCAGTCATTGCTGTTTTAGAAGATAGTGACAGTGAGGCTGATTACGAATTCGCGATTATACCACCAGAACCTAGCATCTTAACAGATGAAGAAGAAGGTGCCGACGAGGCCATAATTACTGCCTCTTTACCCCGGGATGTGCCTGGTAATATAGAGGTATTTAGGAGTAATAAGGATACAATTCCATGTGCGGACCTTGACAGCAGCGATGATGAGCCTTTGGCTGAAAAAGCAAAGAGAAGTCGTCGTCAACAGCCAGTTCAGCCAGTATGGCATACGTGTTCACcaacatactctactacaactCAAGAAAGAACTGAAGTTATAGCTAGACAGAAACTAGTAAAAGAACAATTTCAAGATCTAACCCCagtacaaatatttgaaaaaatatttgatgatgaaGTGATTAGCttgataattacaaatacaattttatatgctAATCAAAACAATAGACACACCTTTCGACTGGACTCTGTTGACTTGAAAAAGTTTATAGGCATATTGATATTATCTGGGTATCATAAGTTACCCAGAGAAGATTTGTATTGGTCTTATGATGAAGACGTAGGCGTCGAAATG CTTTATAGGGATGCCATAGGATCATGTACGCACGAGACCATGACCATGACGCCCTTGAAAGTCGTAATGCAAGACGTCAGGAAACTCAAGACAATCCATATATCTTGCCAATGA